TCAAAGAGGCACAAATTTATGGTCAAAACAATCGGCATAGTCACATCAGGCGGCGACGCACCAGGCATGAATGCAGCAATCCGTGCAGTCACCCGTGTCGCAGCCTGCCGCGAAGTACAAGTTCTCGGTTTCGAGCGGGGCTGGGATGGGTTACTGAGTAACTGTTACCGCAAACTTACCCCCCGCACTGTAGGGGGAATCATTCAAACAGGCGGAACTATACTCCACACATTGCGGTGCCCCGAGTTTGAGCAGCCTCAAAGCCAAGAAGTAGCCGCACAGACGTTAAGCCAAAACAGCGTAGACGCATTGGTGGTGATCGGCGGCGATGGCTCTTTTAGAGGCGCCTTGGAACTTAGCAAGCGTAGCGGTGTGCCAATGATCGGGATACCTGCAACCATAGACAACGACGTGTATGGCACGGATGAAACCATTGGATTTGACACTGCTGTAAACACCGCGGTCGCGGCTATCGACAAAATCCGTGACACAGCCATAAGCCACGAACGCATTTTCATCGTCGAAGTCATGGGACGCAAGCGCGGTTTCCTCGCGCTGCAAGTTGGCATCTGTGTCGGCGCAGAAGTCATCCTCATCCCAGAAAAACCCCTCTCCACCTGCGAAGTCATAAAAATCATGGAGACAAACTCCAAGAAAGGCAAACGTGCAGGCATAATAGTCGCAGCCGAGGGGTTCGGCGACTCCAGCCAACTCACCCACCAACTACAGCAGCAAACCACCTCCGAAGTCCGCCTCTCCATAGTGGGCTACTCACAGCGGGGAGGGAGCCCAACCGCACGCAGTCGCCTCCTGGCAAGTTTGTTTGCAGAAAAAGCGGTAGATTTGATCTGTGAAGGTAAGGGCAACTTGGCAGTCGGCCTCCAAAACGGCGTAGTCGGTGCTGTGGATTTGGAGCAGTCGGCGCGGGGGGTTAAGCCGCTGGATTTGCGGTTACTCAAAGTCGCTGAGATGCTGTCTGTTTAGCCTTGTGGGTTGGCAACATTAAATAGGCTGAGGCGCAAATAGCCAAGTATGCCAAAAACTC
The DNA window shown above is from Candidatus Bathyarchaeota archaeon and carries:
- a CDS encoding 6-phosphofructokinase, giving the protein MVKTIGIVTSGGDAPGMNAAIRAVTRVAACREVQVLGFERGWDGLLSNCYRKLTPRTVGGIIQTGGTILHTLRCPEFEQPQSQEVAAQTLSQNSVDALVVIGGDGSFRGALELSKRSGVPMIGIPATIDNDVYGTDETIGFDTAVNTAVAAIDKIRDTAISHERIFIVEVMGRKRGFLALQVGICVGAEVILIPEKPLSTCEVIKIMETNSKKGKRAGIIVAAEGFGDSSQLTHQLQQQTTSEVRLSIVGYSQRGGSPTARSRLLASLFAEKAVDLICEGKGNLAVGLQNGVVGAVDLEQSARGVKPLDLRLLKVAEMLSV